Proteins encoded in a region of the Polyodon spathula isolate WHYD16114869_AA chromosome 41, ASM1765450v1, whole genome shotgun sequence genome:
- the LOC121305029 gene encoding clathrin heavy chain 1-like isoform X1, whose protein sequence is MESDKFICIREKVGDQAQVVIIDMNDPNTPIRRPISADSAIMNPASKVIALKDAAKTLQIFNIEMKSKMKAHTMTDDVTFWKWISLNTVALVTDNAVYHWSMEGDSQPMKVFDRHSSLAGCQIINYRTDAKQKWLLLIGISAQQNRVVGAMQLYSVDRKVSQPIEGHAAGFAQFKMEGNAEESTLFCFAVRGQAGGKLHIIEVGTPPAGNQPFPKKAVDVFFPPEAQNDFPVAMQISSKQDVVFLITKYGYIHLYDLETGTCIYMNRISGETIFVTAPHEATAGIIGVNRKGQVLSVCVEEENLIPYITNVLQNPDLALRMAVRNNLAGAEELFARKFNNLFAQGNYSEAAKVAANAPKGILRTPDTIRRFQSVPAQPGQTSPLLQYFGILLDQGQLNKFESLELCRPVLQQGRKQLLEKWLKEDKLQCSLSGDFKETPAICIQITVPCTQRYSTLQFD, encoded by the exons ATGGAGTCAGACAAGTTCATCTGCATCCGAGAGAAGGTTGGGGACCAGGCCCAGGTGGTCATTATTGATATGAATGACCCCAACACTCCTATTCGCCGCCCGATCTCTGCTGACAGCGCTATTATGAACCCTGCCAGCAAAGTCATTGCACTGAAAG ACG CTGCAAAAACTCTTCAGATTTTTAACATTGAGATGAAGAGCAAGATGAAGGCGCACACCATGACCGATGACGTCACCTTCTGGAAGTGGATCTCTCTGAACACGGTTGCTCTGGTAACAGACAACGCAGTGTATCATTGGAGCATGGAGGGAGATTCCCAGCCAATGAAAGTGTTTGACAGACATTCCAGTCTTGCAGGCTGCCAGATAATCAACTACCGCACTGATGCCAAGCAGAAGTGGCTGCTTCTCATTGGCATTTCAGCACAG CAAAACCGTGTTGTGGGTGCAATGCAGCTCTACTCTGTGGACAGGAAGGTGTCTCAGCCCATTGAGGGGCACGCGGCTGGCTTCGCTCAGTTTAAAATGGAAGGGAATGCAGAGGAGTCCACtctcttttgttttgctgttagAGGACAAGCTGGAGGAAAG TTGCACATCATTGAAGTGGGCACGCCACCAGCAGGGAACCAGCCATTTCCAAAGAAAGCAGTTGATGTCTTCTTCCCCCCTGAGGCACAGAATGACTTTCCGGTTGCAATGCAG ATAAGTTCAAAGCAAGATGTTGTATTTTTGATCACCAAATACGGTTACATCCACCTGTATGACTTGGAGACAGGCACCTGTATCTACATGAACAGGATCAGTGGCGAGACTATCTTTGTTACTGCACCCCATGAAGCTACTGCTGGGATTATTGGAGTCAACAGGAAAGGACAG GTATTGTCGGTGTGTGTTGAGGAAGAGAACCTCATTCCCTACATTACCAATGTGCTGCAGAACCCTGACCTTGCCCTCCGCATGGCGGTCCGCAACAACCTGGCCGGAGCGGAAGAACTGTTTGCCCGGAAATTCAACAACCTCTTCGCCCAGGGCAACTACTCGGAGGCAGCTAAAGTAGCAGCAAATGCACCAAAG ggAATCCTGCGCACTCCGGACACCATCCGTCGTTTTCAGAGTGTTCCTGCTCAGCCTGGCCAGACTTCTCCATTGCTCCAGTACTTTGGGATCCTGCTGGATCAGGGCCAGCTCAACAAGTTTGAGTCTTTGGAGTTGTGTCGGCCTGTGCTTCAGCAGGGTCGCAAGCAGTTGCTGGAAAAGTGGCTAAAAGAGGACAAG
- the LOC121305029 gene encoding clathrin heavy chain 1-like isoform X2 has translation MESDKFICIREKVGDQAQVVIIDMNDPNTPIRRPISADSAIMNPASKVIALKAAKTLQIFNIEMKSKMKAHTMTDDVTFWKWISLNTVALVTDNAVYHWSMEGDSQPMKVFDRHSSLAGCQIINYRTDAKQKWLLLIGISAQQNRVVGAMQLYSVDRKVSQPIEGHAAGFAQFKMEGNAEESTLFCFAVRGQAGGKLHIIEVGTPPAGNQPFPKKAVDVFFPPEAQNDFPVAMQISSKQDVVFLITKYGYIHLYDLETGTCIYMNRISGETIFVTAPHEATAGIIGVNRKGQVLSVCVEEENLIPYITNVLQNPDLALRMAVRNNLAGAEELFARKFNNLFAQGNYSEAAKVAANAPKGILRTPDTIRRFQSVPAQPGQTSPLLQYFGILLDQGQLNKFESLELCRPVLQQGRKQLLEKWLKEDKLQCSLSGDFKETPAICIQITVPCTQRYSTLQFD, from the exons ATGGAGTCAGACAAGTTCATCTGCATCCGAGAGAAGGTTGGGGACCAGGCCCAGGTGGTCATTATTGATATGAATGACCCCAACACTCCTATTCGCCGCCCGATCTCTGCTGACAGCGCTATTATGAACCCTGCCAGCAAAGTCATTGCACTGAAAG CTGCAAAAACTCTTCAGATTTTTAACATTGAGATGAAGAGCAAGATGAAGGCGCACACCATGACCGATGACGTCACCTTCTGGAAGTGGATCTCTCTGAACACGGTTGCTCTGGTAACAGACAACGCAGTGTATCATTGGAGCATGGAGGGAGATTCCCAGCCAATGAAAGTGTTTGACAGACATTCCAGTCTTGCAGGCTGCCAGATAATCAACTACCGCACTGATGCCAAGCAGAAGTGGCTGCTTCTCATTGGCATTTCAGCACAG CAAAACCGTGTTGTGGGTGCAATGCAGCTCTACTCTGTGGACAGGAAGGTGTCTCAGCCCATTGAGGGGCACGCGGCTGGCTTCGCTCAGTTTAAAATGGAAGGGAATGCAGAGGAGTCCACtctcttttgttttgctgttagAGGACAAGCTGGAGGAAAG TTGCACATCATTGAAGTGGGCACGCCACCAGCAGGGAACCAGCCATTTCCAAAGAAAGCAGTTGATGTCTTCTTCCCCCCTGAGGCACAGAATGACTTTCCGGTTGCAATGCAG ATAAGTTCAAAGCAAGATGTTGTATTTTTGATCACCAAATACGGTTACATCCACCTGTATGACTTGGAGACAGGCACCTGTATCTACATGAACAGGATCAGTGGCGAGACTATCTTTGTTACTGCACCCCATGAAGCTACTGCTGGGATTATTGGAGTCAACAGGAAAGGACAG GTATTGTCGGTGTGTGTTGAGGAAGAGAACCTCATTCCCTACATTACCAATGTGCTGCAGAACCCTGACCTTGCCCTCCGCATGGCGGTCCGCAACAACCTGGCCGGAGCGGAAGAACTGTTTGCCCGGAAATTCAACAACCTCTTCGCCCAGGGCAACTACTCGGAGGCAGCTAAAGTAGCAGCAAATGCACCAAAG ggAATCCTGCGCACTCCGGACACCATCCGTCGTTTTCAGAGTGTTCCTGCTCAGCCTGGCCAGACTTCTCCATTGCTCCAGTACTTTGGGATCCTGCTGGATCAGGGCCAGCTCAACAAGTTTGAGTCTTTGGAGTTGTGTCGGCCTGTGCTTCAGCAGGGTCGCAAGCAGTTGCTGGAAAAGTGGCTAAAAGAGGACAAG